The Thermodesulfovibrionales bacterium genomic sequence GATTTTTCGACAACAGGTTTTCTCTCCACATCATAGCGCACAAAGAGCACACCGAGGTCGCGGGCCCTCTTGTAATAATCCTCGCGCAGACCATAGGTGCGGATGTCCCGGTAGAGAATGATCACCTTCGCCCCGGGTGTCTTCTCCTTTATGGAGATGGCATTCTTAATCGCGTCCTGACAGCACGTGCGTGAGCAGTACTGATTCGGTTCTTCGCGAGACCCTACGCACTGTATCATCACGAAATGCTCAGCCTTTGGAGTCCCGCCTTCTGAGAGTCTCTTTTCGAGTTCGCGCTGGGTTATAACCCGGTCACTTTCCTGATAGAGATACTCCGTCGGCTCGTATTCGACGCCGCCTGTTGAGAGTATGATCGCGCCGTGTTCCATCGCCGTCCCGTCTGTGAGCACCGTCTTAAAATTCCCGACAAAACCCTCGGTCGCCCTAACTTCGACGCCCATATGCACCGTTACGCGGCGGTGGCCCAGCACTTCAGCGATCCTTGCCTTAAGGAATTCCTGAACGTCGTTCCCTTCGAGGGTACGATAGAGGTTTCTTATCAATCCGCCCAGTTCCTTTTCCTTCTCAATGATATGCACATCGAAGCCCTGGTCTGCCAAGGAAAGAGCAGAGGTCATGCCGGCAATCCCGCCCCCGATGACGAGGCAAGAAGGGGTTACGCCCACCGTATCGGTGTTAATCGGTTCCTGGAGCCTCGATTTTGCCACCGCCATCTTGACGATCTTTTTTGCCTTCTTCGTCGCCTCTTCCTTCTGCCCCATATGGCACCACGAGCATTGTTCACGGATATCTGCAAGTTCGAAGAGGTACTTATTCAGGCCTGCGTCACGGATGGTCTCCTGGAACAGCGGTTCATGGGTCCTCGGCGTGCATGAAGCCACGATGACCCTGTTCAGATTCTTCTCCTTAATCGTCTGCTTGAGGACTTCCTGGGTGTCCTGGGCGCAGGCATAGATCGTGTTGGTCGCAAAGACGACTCCCGGAAGATCCTTGACCGCGTCGACCACCTCGGGGACATTCACGGTCCCGGCTATATTGATTCCGCAGTGGCAGACAAAGACGCCGATCCTCGCCTCTTCGCTGGCCATCTCCTTCTCGGGAGGGAGTTCTTTCTTTACGATCTCCGTCCCGCGAGCCTCTCCGAGGAGAGCCATAGCCTCTCCCGCGACGGCACTTCCCTGCATCACCGTGTCGGGAATATCCTTGGGACCCTGGTAGGTTCCGGTTACGAAAATTCCATCACGGCTCGTCTTTACCGGTCTGAGCGGCGATGTCTCGGCGAACCGGTATGCATTCGCCTCTATCCCGAAGGTCTTTGCGAATTCCACGGCATCCTTATGCGGCTCGAGTCCAACAGAGAGGACGACCATGTCAAAGGTCTCATCGATCAGTTTTCCATCCTCGGCAGCGTAACGGAGAAGTAGATCACCCGCGCCGGGATCTTCTCGGACCGCAGAGATCATGGCACGCTGATATCGCACGCCGTACTCATTCTTGGCGCGCTCGACATATTTATCGAAGTCCTTGCCAAACGCCCTCATCTCCATATAGAAAATGGTGGGCTCAATGTTCTTGTCATGTTCCTTCGCAATGATCGCCTGTTTTGTCGCGTACATGCAGCATACGGATGAGCACCAGGGATTAGCATTGTGCGAGTCTCTCGATCCGACACACTGTATCCATGCCACTTTCTTCGGATGCCTCCCGTCAAGAGGTCTCTTTACCTCTCCCTTGTAAGGACCAGAGGCTGAAAGGATACGCTCGAACTGGACCGAGGTTACGACGTTCTGCCAGCGGCCCAATCCCAACTCGCCCCTGACCCGCGCATCATAACGGTCGAGCCCGGGACCGAGGATTACCGCTCCGACACGGAGTTCGATCTCTCTCCCCTTGTCCTCGTAGTTGATCGCCTTTGCCTTGCAGACCTTTTCGCAGAGGCGGCAAGTCCCCTTCGTAAGGTAAAGGCACTGGGTACAGTCGATCGCCCTCGTGTTCGGAACCGCCTGGGGAAAGAGGGCGTAGATAGCCTTGCGCGTGGCGAGACCCTGCTCGAACTCGCTAGTCACTTTCCTCGGGCA encodes the following:
- a CDS encoding FAD-dependent oxidoreductase, which gives rise to MSETTSIKKHGSVLIVGGGIGGMQAALDLADSGFKVHMVQRDPSIGGTMVMLDKTFPTGDCSMCMISPKMVEVGRHLNVDIHSLAEVVSVEGEPGDFKVRVKLAPRYVDPDKCTGCGDCEAKCPRKVTSEFEQGLATRKAIYALFPQAVPNTRAIDCTQCLYLTKGTCRLCEKVCKAKAINYEDKGREIELRVGAVILGPGLDRYDARVRGELGLGRWQNVVTSVQFERILSASGPYKGEVKRPLDGRHPKKVAWIQCVGSRDSHNANPWCSSVCCMYATKQAIIAKEHDKNIEPTIFYMEMRAFGKDFDKYVERAKNEYGVRYQRAMISAVREDPGAGDLLLRYAAEDGKLIDETFDMVVLSVGLEPHKDAVEFAKTFGIEANAYRFAETSPLRPVKTSRDGIFVTGTYQGPKDIPDTVMQGSAVAGEAMALLGEARGTEIVKKELPPEKEMASEEARIGVFVCHCGINIAGTVNVPEVVDAVKDLPGVVFATNTIYACAQDTQEVLKQTIKEKNLNRVIVASCTPRTHEPLFQETIRDAGLNKYLFELADIREQCSWCHMGQKEEATKKAKKIVKMAVAKSRLQEPINTDTVGVTPSCLVIGGGIAGMTSALSLADQGFDVHIIEKEKELGGLIRNLYRTLEGNDVQEFLKARIAEVLGHRRVTVHMGVEVRATEGFVGNFKTVLTDGTAMEHGAIILSTGGVEYEPTEYLYQESDRVITQRELEKRLSEGGTPKAEHFVMIQCVGSREEPNQYCSRTCCQDAIKNAISIKEKTPGAKVIILYRDIRTYGLREDYYKRARDLGVLFVRYDVERKPVVEKS